The genomic segment AGACCTCCTTCGGCGGCTCGTTCCAGAGGTCCTCCAGAACCCCCGTCTCCACCGCGCGACCCCACACGTTCTGGTCGATCGAGAACGGCGACTTCTTCGTGACGTCGATCGGGAGGTTGCGCTCCTCGGCGTAGGCGATGGCCTTCTCCCGGGTCCAGGCGAAATCACGCACCGGGGCGAGCACGTCGAGGTCCGGGGCGAGCGCACCGATGCCCACCTCGAACCGCACTTGGTCGTTGCCCTTGCCCGTGCAGCCGTGGGCCACCGTGGTGGCGCCGTGGTACTTGGCCGCCTCGGCGAGGTGCTTGACGATCACCGGCCGGGACAGCGCGGACACCAGCGGATACCGGTCCATGTACAGCGCGTTCGCCTGCAGCGCCGGAAGGCAGTACTCGTCGGCGAACTCGTCGCGCGCGTCGGCCACCACCGCTTCGACCGCACCACAGTCCAGCGCGCGCTTGCGGATGGTCTCGAGGTCCTCACCACCCTGCCCGAGGTCCACGGCGACGGCCACCACTTCGGCGCCGGTCTCCTCGGCGATCCACCCGATCGCCACGGAGGTGTCGAGCCCGCCCGAGTACGCGAGCACCACCCGCTCAGTCATTGTCCTTCTCCTCAATCACGTTCGTGTCCGCGTTCGACGATCGCTGTGCCAGTGCGGTGAACCGTGCGGCCAGGTCCTGGCCCGACAACGGTTCCCTGGCGATCACCGCGATCGTGTCGTCGCCGGCGATGGAGCCGACGACCTCCTCCAGCGCTGCCCTGTCGATCGCGCTGGCCAAGAACTGCGCAGCGCCCGGCGGGGTGCGCAAGACCATGAGGTTGCCCGAGGCATCCGCCGAGACCATGAACTCGGCCAGCAACCTGGACAGCCGCGTCGTGCCTCCCTGCACGCCCTTCACGGGATTCCCGTCCTCGGGAATCACGTAGACCGGGGCACCGGAGTCGGCGCCCCTGAGTTTCACGGCACCCAGCTCGTCGAGGTCGCGCGACAACGTCGCCTGCGTCACCTCGATGCCTTCCGCGGCGAGCAGCTTCGCGAGCTCCGTCTGGCTGCGAATGGCCATGCTCGAGACCAGCTCGGTGATCCGGGCGTGCCGTCGAGCGCGGTTCATTCCGCCCGCTGCCGGAATCCTGTGGGACTGCGCGGTCATCGTCGCTCCTGCCGGACCAGCCAGGCGAGAAGCGCCTTCTGAGCGTGCAAGCGGTTCTCTGCCTCGTCCCAGACCGCGCTGGCAGGTCCGTCGATCACGTCGTCGGTGATCTCCCAGCCGCGATGCGCGGGCAGGTCGTGCAGTACGACGGTGTCCTTGCCGGTCTGGGCGAGCAGGTCCGCGTTCACCTGGTAGGGCAGGAACGGTGTCCTGCGGTCCTTGCCGTCGCCCTCCTGGCCCATGGACGTCCACGAATCCGTCGTGACGACGTCGGCTCCGTCGACCGCCGCGCGCGGATCGGTGAACACCGTGGCACTGCCCCCGGTCTCCTCCGCGCGCTTGGCGACGAGGTCGAGGACCCAGGGCGCCGGGTGGAAGCCCTCCGGCGCCGCGACCCGCACGTGCATGCCGGCCGTGACTCCGCCCAGCATCAGGGAGTGGGCCATGTTGTTGGCGCCGTCACCGAGGTAGGTCAGCGTGAGGCCCGCGAGGGTGCCTTTCCGCTCCCGCACGGTGAGGAGGTCCGCGAGGACCTGGCAGGGGTGGAACTCGTCGGTCAGCGCGTTGACCACCGGGACGGTGGACTCCGCCGCGAACTCCTCGATCCGCTCTTGGGCAAACGTCCGCCACACCACGAGGTCGGTGTACCGGGACAGCACTCGCGCGGTGTCGCCGATGGTCTCCTCGCGGCCGAGCTGCATGGTGCGGCCGTCCACGACGACGGCGTGACCGCCGAGCTGAGTGATTCCCACCTCGAAGGAGAAGCGCGTCCGCGTCGAGTTCTTCTCGAAGATGACCGCGACCGCCTTCGGTCCGGCCAGCGCGTCACCGTAGGGCTGTTCCTTGTACCGCGCGGCGAGGTCGAGCACCTCGTCCTGCTCGCGAGGGGTGAGGTCGTCGTCTCGGAGGAAATGGCGTGGCATCTCAGTCGTCCTTCGGTGTGGCGGCGTCGAGCGCCTCGGGCAGTGCGGCGAGCAGAGCGTCCACCTGCTCCCGGCTGACGATCAGTGGCGGCGCCAGCCTGACCACGTCGGGCTTGACCGGGTTCACGAGGAAACCCTGGTCGCGCAACGCCGACGCGACCGCCGACGACACCGGTCGGCTCAGGACGACGCCGAGCAGCAGACCCACACCACGCACCGCGCTGACCAGCGGGTGGTCGAGGCGTGCCACGCCCGCCGAGAGCTCCTTCCCGAGTGCCGTGGTGTGCTCGAGCAAGCCGTTGCCCTCGATCGTGTCCAGCACGGCCAGTCCCGCGGCGCAGCAGACCGGGTTGCCGCCGAAGGTCGTACCGTGCTGTCCCGGCTCGAAGAGGGTCGCGGCCTCGCCGAAGGCCAGACACGCGCCGAGGGGCAGGCCACCGCCGAGTCCCTTCGCCAGCGTCACCACGTCCGGTTGGATTCCCGCCCGCTGGAAGGCGAACCAAGTCCCCAACCTGCCGATCCCCGTCTGGACCTCGTCCACCACGAGGAGGGCACCGTGCCGGCTGGTGATCTCCCTGGCCGCCTTCAGATAGTCGTCACCGGGGACGAGGACGCCGTTCTCCCCCTGGACGGGTTCCAGCACGAACGCCGCGGTGCCGTCGTCGATGGCGTTCTCGAGCGCCGTGACGTCGCCGTAGGGAACGTGCCGGACACCGGGAACCAACGGCTCGAACGGCGCGCGCTTGTCGGGTTGCCCCGTCAGCGCCAGCGCACCCATGGTGCGCCCGTGGAAGCCTCCCTCGGTCGCGACGACCGAGGTCCGGCCGGTACGCCGCGCCAACTTGAACGCGGCCTCGACTGCCTCGGCACCGGAGTTGCAGAAGAGCACCTTGCCGTCGTCCGCGCCCGACAGGCGCAGCAGCCGCTCGGCCAGTGCCAGCGAGGGTTCGTTGCTGTAGAGGTTCGACGTGTGGCCGATCGTGGCGATCTGCCTCGTGACCGCCGACACCACGGCCGGATGCGCGTGGCCGAGCGCGTTGACCGCGATGCCCGTGACGAAGTCGACGTACCGTCGGCCGTCGGCGTCCCAGACCACGGCACCCTCGCCGCGGACGAGGTTCAGCTCCGGGGCCCCGTAGTTGTTCATCATCGTGGCGCGCCAGCGCGCCTGAGCCTGCTCATTCGACATCGTCATCCCCCTTGCCGGGCAAAACCATGGTTCCGACGCCGCGCGACGTGAAGACCTCCAGCAGCACGGAGTGCGCGAGCCTCCCGTCGATCACGTGCGCACGGCGCACTCCACCCCGGATGGCCCTCAGGCACGCCTCCATCTTCGGGATCATTCCGCTCGCGAGACTCGGCAGGAGTTTCTCGAGCTCGTCGGCGTCGATGCGGTCCACCAGTGACGAACGGTCGGGCCAGTTCGCGTACAGCCCCTCCACGTCGGTGAGCACCACCAGTTTCTCGGCCTGCAACGCCGCCGCGAGAGATCCGGCCGCGGTGTCCGCGTTGACGTTGTGCACGACCCCGTCCGCATCGGGCGCCACAGTGGACACCACGGGAATGCGGCCCGCGTTCACGATGTCGAGCACCGCTTCCGGGTTCACTCCCACGACGTCGCCGACCAGACCCACATCGACGGCCTCTCCGTCCACTGTGGCCTGTGTCCGCTCGGCGGTGAACAGCCGGGCGTCCTCACCGGAGATCCCGACCGCGTAGGGCCCGTGGGCGTTGATGAGCCCGACCAGCTCGCGGCTCACCTGCCCGACCAACACCATGCGGACGACGTCCATCGTCTCGGGGGTGGTCACGCGCAGTCCGCCCTTGAACTCGCCGCCGATTCCGAGCCGCTTCAACATCGCGCTGATCTGCGGACCGCCACCGTGCACGACGACCGGGCGCAGACCGGCCAGCCGAAGGAACACCATGTCCTTCGCGAAGGCGCGCTTCAACGCGTCGTCGATCATCGCGTTGCCGCCGTACTTCACGACGACGGTGGCACCGTGGAACCGCTGCAACCACGGGAGAGCCTCGATGAGGACTTCCGCCTTCTGCGCCGCAGTGGCGAGGCGTTCGTCGGCGGGAACGAGGGAAGGTTCGTCGATCATGTCGAGTAGGCCGAATTCTCGTGCACGTACGCGTGGGTCAGGTCGTTGGTCCAGATGGTCGCCGACTGCTCTCCCGCCTTGAGATCCACGGTGACCGTGACCTCGCGGTTCGACAGGTCCACGGCGTCCCGCGACTCGCCCGGTTCGCCGCCACGACAGATCCACACACCGTTGAAGGCGACGTCGAGCGCCGCCGGGTCGAAGGTGGCGTCGGTCGTGCCGACCGCGGCGAGGATCCGGCCCCAGTTCGGGTCCTTGCCGAAGACCGCGGTCTTGAAGAGGTTGCTGCGCGCGATCGCCCTGCCGACCGTGAGCGCGTCGTCCTCCGTCGCCGCGTTGATCACGTCGATCGCGATGTCGTGCTCGGAGCCCTCGGCGTCACGCAGCAACTGCTGCGCGAGGTCGTGACACACCTCGGTCAGCAGCGAGGTGAACTCCTCCGCCTCCGGAGTCGTGCCGGACGCGCCGCTGCACATCAGCAGCACGGTGTCGTTGGTCGACATACAGCCGTCGGAGTCGAGCCGGTCGAACGTCGCGCCGGTGGCGGCGCGCAGGGCACGATCCGCCGTCTCCGCGTCGACGACCGCGTCGGTGGTCACCACGACGAGCATCGTCGCGAGCGCGGGGGCGAGCATGCCCGCGCCTTTCGCGATGCCGCCGATCGTGTACCCGGTGCCTTCGCGGACAGCCTGCTTGCTGCGAGTGTCGGTGGTCATGATGGCGTCGGCCGCGGCCGGGCCACCGTCCTCCGAGAGCGCCTCCACCGCGGACTCGATGCCCGTGCTCAGCGCAGCGCGGTCCAGCTGTTCGCCGATCAGGCCGGTGGAGCACACGACGACGTCGCCGGCTCCGGTACCGAGCCGTTGTGCGACCAGCTCCGCCGACGCGTGGGTGGTCTGGAAGCCGGTCGGCCCGGTGTAGCAGTTGGCGCCCCCGGAGTTGAGGACGACGGCCTTCGCGCGGCGATCGGCCATCACCTGCTCGCTCCAGAGCACCGGGTTGGCCTTGCACCGGTTGGTGGTGAACACGGCCGCCGCGACGTCCGAAGGACCGTCGTTGACCACGAGCGCGACGTCGGGCTTGCCGCTGGA from the Saccharomonospora azurea NA-128 genome contains:
- a CDS encoding acetylornithine transaminase, whose translation is MSNEQAQARWRATMMNNYGAPELNLVRGEGAVVWDADGRRYVDFVTGIAVNALGHAHPAVVSAVTRQIATIGHTSNLYSNEPSLALAERLLRLSGADDGKVLFCNSGAEAVEAAFKLARRTGRTSVVATEGGFHGRTMGALALTGQPDKRAPFEPLVPGVRHVPYGDVTALENAIDDGTAAFVLEPVQGENGVLVPGDDYLKAAREITSRHGALLVVDEVQTGIGRLGTWFAFQRAGIQPDVVTLAKGLGGGLPLGACLAFGEAATLFEPGQHGTTFGGNPVCCAAGLAVLDTIEGNGLLEHTTALGKELSAGVARLDHPLVSAVRGVGLLLGVVLSRPVSSAVASALRDQGFLVNPVKPDVVRLAPPLIVSREQVDALLAALPEALDAATPKDD
- the argB gene encoding acetylglutamate kinase, with the protein product MIDEPSLVPADERLATAAQKAEVLIEALPWLQRFHGATVVVKYGGNAMIDDALKRAFAKDMVFLRLAGLRPVVVHGGGPQISAMLKRLGIGGEFKGGLRVTTPETMDVVRMVLVGQVSRELVGLINAHGPYAVGISGEDARLFTAERTQATVDGEAVDVGLVGDVVGVNPEAVLDIVNAGRIPVVSTVAPDADGVVHNVNADTAAGSLAAALQAEKLVVLTDVEGLYANWPDRSSLVDRIDADELEKLLPSLASGMIPKMEACLRAIRGGVRRAHVIDGRLAHSVLLEVFTSRGVGTMVLPGKGDDDVE
- the argJ gene encoding bifunctional glutamate N-acetyltransferase/amino-acid acetyltransferase ArgJ, giving the protein MTVTAPKGFRAAGVAAGLKSSGKPDVALVVNDGPSDVAAAVFTTNRCKANPVLWSEQVMADRRAKAVVLNSGGANCYTGPTGFQTTHASAELVAQRLGTGAGDVVVCSTGLIGEQLDRAALSTGIESAVEALSEDGGPAAADAIMTTDTRSKQAVREGTGYTIGGIAKGAGMLAPALATMLVVVTTDAVVDAETADRALRAATGATFDRLDSDGCMSTNDTVLLMCSGASGTTPEAEEFTSLLTEVCHDLAQQLLRDAEGSEHDIAIDVINAATEDDALTVGRAIARSNLFKTAVFGKDPNWGRILAAVGTTDATFDPAALDVAFNGVWICRGGEPGESRDAVDLSNREVTVTVDLKAGEQSATIWTNDLTHAYVHENSAYST
- a CDS encoding argininosuccinate synthase, with amino-acid sequence MTERVVLAYSGGLDTSVAIGWIAEETGAEVVAVAVDLGQGGEDLETIRKRALDCGAVEAVVADARDEFADEYCLPALQANALYMDRYPLVSALSRPVIVKHLAEAAKYHGATTVAHGCTGKGNDQVRFEVGIGALAPDLDVLAPVRDFAWTREKAIAYAEERNLPIDVTKKSPFSIDQNVWGRAVETGVLEDLWNEPPKEVYSYTQDPTTHFQAPDEVVITFKQGVPVAIDGKQVTVLEAIQEMNRRAGAHGIGRLDMVEDRLVGIKSREVYEAPGAIALITAHQELENVTVERDLARFKRQVEQRWGELVYDGLWFSPLKDALDGFIAKAQEHVTGDIRMVLHGGTATVTGRRSEESLYDFNLATYDEGDTFDQSLAKGFVQLWGLPSKIAAKRQQSKNN
- the argF gene encoding ornithine carbamoyltransferase, coding for MPRHFLRDDDLTPREQDEVLDLAARYKEQPYGDALAGPKAVAVIFEKNSTRTRFSFEVGITQLGGHAVVVDGRTMQLGREETIGDTARVLSRYTDLVVWRTFAQERIEEFAAESTVPVVNALTDEFHPCQVLADLLTVRERKGTLAGLTLTYLGDGANNMAHSLMLGGVTAGMHVRVAAPEGFHPAPWVLDLVAKRAEETGGSATVFTDPRAAVDGADVVTTDSWTSMGQEGDGKDRRTPFLPYQVNADLLAQTGKDTVVLHDLPAHRGWEITDDVIDGPASAVWDEAENRLHAQKALLAWLVRQERR
- a CDS encoding arginine repressor, yielding MTAQSHRIPAAGGMNRARRHARITELVSSMAIRSQTELAKLLAAEGIEVTQATLSRDLDELGAVKLRGADSGAPVYVIPEDGNPVKGVQGGTTRLSRLLAEFMVSADASGNLMVLRTPPGAAQFLASAIDRAALEEVVGSIAGDDTIAVIAREPLSGQDLAARFTALAQRSSNADTNVIEEKDND